The genomic stretch TGCTTAGAAGCAATAGACGTGCCAGTAAATATCACGGGACACTCGTTTTATAACTAATTGATATTGTGGATGAATTACATATTGAAAAGGATGGCGTGGTTTTATCTTGTCAATAACTTGACAAGATGGCAGTCAAAATATTTATTGCAGGATCAGGCATTAATATGAAAGTCTAACTTCTTCTTCTTGAGTTTTTCCACAAGAGTAGTGCGATTTAAGGAGAGTAGCTGTGCTGCCTTATTCTTTACGCCCTGTGCCTTTTGCATGGCCTGAAGGATCAGGTTATTCTCAAACTCCTCTACGACATCCTTCAGATTGACACCGGTTTCAGGAAGGGTTACGTGCAGTGCGCGGGCGCCGTCTTTGCTTAACTTATGTGAAATGAATTTATCAGGCAGGTCTTCAGGACAAATAGTTCCATCGCCTTTGAGTATTACAAGTCTTTCAACAAGGTTCTCAAGCTCCCGTATATTCCCGGGCCAGGGATATGTCACAAGTATTTCCATTGCTGCAGGTGAAAATCCCTTTATCTCTCTCTTCTTTGACTTGTTGAAATAACTGAGGAAGTGATCCATCAACAAAGGTATATCATCTGTACGGTCTCTCAATGGGGGAATTACTACTGGTATTACATTAAGACGATAATAGAGGTCTTCCCTGAACTTTCCTTCATGGACGGCTGTTTCAAGATCAATATTTGTAGCAGCAATAATCCTGACATCCACCTTAATAGTCTTAACACCACCTACACGCTCGAACTCGCGCTGCTGCAGTACCCGGAGGAGTTTGACCTGAAGCGTCGGACTCATGTCGCCTATTTCATCAAGAAATATTGTCCCTCCGTCTGCAAGTTCAAATCTTCCAATACGAGTGCTGCTTGCACCGGTGAATGCGCCCTTTTCATGCCCAAACAATTCACTCTCCAGCAGTGTTTCCGGGATGGCGCCGCAATTTATCGGAATAAGAGGCTTATTCTTTCTTGGACTATTGTAATGTATGGTCCTTGCAACCATCTCTTTTCCAGTACCGCTCTCCCCAAGTATGAGGATAGTGCTGTCAGTCTCTGCAACCTTCTCTATGAGTGAACAGACTTTTTGAATACCTTCACTGCACCCTATGAGATTCTCAAAACCATACCTCTGATGAAGACTCTTTTTAAGCTGACTATTCTCTGTCTGCAGGTCCTGTAATTCAATCACACGTTTCAGAAGTATTAAGACTTCCGTACCGTTAAATGGCTTCATCAGGTAATCATATGCGCCTGCCTTCATTGCATCTATTGCGTTAGATACAGTGGCATAGCCTGTAATGACTATGCAAGGCAAATCAGCATCTATGGCCCTGATATTTTTAATGACATCAATACCGCTCATCCCAGACAGCATAAGGTCTGTAATTAATACATTAAACTTATCCCTGCCTGCTGCTTCCATGGCTGACTGTCCATCTGCTGCAGCAGTTACCTCGTAGCCATTCATCGAGAGGAGAGTAATCATCGTCTCCCTGATGTCAGCATCATCATCTACAAGGAGAATGCGGGGGGATTTCATGACATAATCTTACAAATTCTTGACGCCAATGTCAACATTTATATAATTGACTTAATTTAATCTTTTATGATACAAGAATACGGTCATGGAAAACGATAGTATTGTCATTATTGGAAAGAATAACGGGTTGTCTGAACTAAGAAAGACATGGGGAGAGAAGGGCATAGAAGTAACACTTATCAAAGATGCACATGAGGCAAAAAAGAGAATAGGAAAAACCCCGTGCAGTCTTGTTGGACTTGATCCTGATACATTCAATTCAATCGTTTCACAGAATAGCCAGCCAACAGTGTCACTTAAAGATTATATAGAAAAAAGAATCCACGACTTTATCAGGAGATTTAAGTCATCAGAAGGATCCAACCTTTACTATACCCTTTTGCGTGAAATTGAAAAACCTCTCATAACCATGACACTTAAAGAGACTAAGGGGAATCAACTGGAAGCAGCCCACATCCTCGGATTAAACAGAAATACCCTCAGGAAAAAAATCAAAGAGTTAAATATATCGCTTGACAAGATGAAATAATGTCTGTTAATCTGTCTCCTGTTTTTCCACCGGAGGCCTTCAATGACAAAAGCAGAACTGACAGACAAGATAGCAATTTCAGCAGGTATCAGCAGGACAGCAGCATCAAACGCGCTGAACTCCATGCTTGAAAATATAACCAGGGCATTGCAGAAGGGACAAAAGGTAACTCTGCTCGGGTTCGGAACATTCTCAGTACAGCACAGGAAGGCCCGCTCCGGCAGGAATCCAAAGACTGGTGAAGAGATAAAGATACCGGCAGGTAAATTGCCTAAGTTTACAGCCGGGACAGCCCTCAAGAATTCCCTCAAATAGAGAACGCTGAAAAGCACCCCACTGCGGCGTCAGGAAAAAAGATTTGAACTTCAACGTACAACACAGTACGCCTCAGCTCAAATCTTATTTCCTTCCTTGCATTTGAGTACTTTTGAGCGTTCTCCCGTTGTGACGCTGAAAAGCACCCAACTGCGGCGCCGGTTCATGGTTCCAGGTCTAAGACAGTGTTGCAATTCATGCAGAGATATCCCTCTCCTTCAACCATACGGCATGTCTCTGAGATATACCTGATCTCATATACCATCCCGCATTTACCGCAGGTAATCTGATGCTTTAAATTAGAACCAGGGTTTCCTGTTTCCGTACCCCCTGTTTTATCATTATCTGACACGTCAACCTCCGTTTCATCTGAAATTCCCCGTTATTTACCACAAAGACACAAAGGACACAAAGAATTATATTTCAGATACATCATCCCAAAATGCTCCTATGTACCTGTCATTCCCACGGAACCTGTCCCCGCATGATTTAAGCGGGGAGTGGGAATCCAGAATCAAGCACTAGTTCTGGATTCCCGCTTGCGCGGGAATGACATTTTCATCGACCCTTGTGAGCCCAGGCTCATGACGGTTCACTCGATAACTCACCAGCATCCGGGCTTGCTACACGAGCACAGCCCCCTTGCTGCCGGACGTAACCATCCGTGCATATCTTCCAAGCCAGCCCTTCTCGATCTTTGGAGGCGGCTGTTTCCATTCAGCCCTGCGTCTCGCAAGCTCATCTTCACTTAACTCAACATCAAGGGTCCTCTTGTTAATATCAATGCTGATAATGTCACCGTCTTTGATCAGTGCTATCGTTCCACCCTCTGCTGCCTCAGGTGACACATGACCGATACAGGCACCGCGGGTACCGCCTGAAAACCTTCCGTCCGTAATCAGCGCCACCTTATCCCCAAGACCCATGCCCATTATATTTGCCGTTGGAGAAAGCATCTCCTGCATACCCGGACCTCCCTTAGGCCCCTCATAGCGAATAACGACAACATGTCCTTCCTTAACCTTTCCTCCAAGGATCCCGGCACATGCCTCTTCCTGTGACTCAAATACTATTGCAGGTCCTTCATGCCTTAACATTACAGGCGACACCCCTGCAGTCTTCACAACCGCACCTTCAGGTGCAAGATTGCCAAACAGTATGGCCAGCCCGCCATCTTTGCTGTAGGCATTTTCTACCGGCCTTATGACCTCTTTGTCCTTCAAAACTACATCCCTGATGTTATCGCCGATGCTCTTTAGTGTCACGCTTTTCTGCCTCAGGTCTATTACCCCTTCCACCCTGCTCAACTCTTTCAGGATAGCGCTCACCCCCCCGGCATTGTGAACATCCTCTATATGCCATTGTGAGGACGGACTTACCCTGCAGATATTTGGTACGCGAGCCGAGAGGTCATTTATCCTGCCAAGGTCATAATTAATCCCGGCCTCCCAGGCTATTGCAAGGGTATGAAGAATCGTATTGGTGGAGCCTCCCATAGCTATATCCAATGCAAAGGCATTATCAATGGCCTCTTTCGTTACAATATCACGCGGTTTGAGGTCCGCCTTAACAAGACCTAATATCTGTCTTGCTGCCCCTCGAATGAGATCGTCTCTTTCTTTTGACACAGCAAGCGCCGTACCATTGCCTGGCAGGGCAAGTCCAAGCGCCTCCATCAGGCAATTCATTGAATTTGCTGTAAACAGGCCTGAACATGAACCGCATGTCGGGCAGCCATGGTCTTCAATGTCCTTTAACTGTGACTCAGATATCCTGCCTGCCCTGAACTCACCTACTCCTTCAAAGACAGATATGAGGTCAACCACCTTCCCGCTCGTAGTCCGTCCTGCGGCCATTGGTCCGCCGCTTACAAATATAGTCGGGATATTCACACGCATGGCCCCCATGATCATCCCCGGTACGATCTTGTCACAGTTTGGTATGCAGACAAGACCGTCAAGCATGTGCGCCTGGGCCATCGTCTCTACTGAGTCAGCTATAAGCTCCCTGCTTGGCAGTGAATAGAGCATCCCCTTATGACCCATGGCAATCCCGTCATCCACCCCTATGGTGTTAAATTCAAACGGGACGCCGCCTGCCTTCCGTATCTCTTCCTTTACGATCCGGCCAAACTCCTGCAGGTGAACATGGCCCGGGATAATATCAATGTATGAATTCACTACGCCTATAAACGGCTTGTCAAAATCACCATCCTTAAGACCGCAGGCCTTCAGCAGGCTCCTGTGCGGCGCCCTTTCAAACCCCTTTTTTATCGTATCACTGCGCATAATCCCTCTCTCCTTACTTTAGCAAGGTATCACCTTTGATAATGAGTTCGTATTACGATTTTGTATTATAACACTCCACCAGTCATCCGGTAAAGACCCAATTCCGGCACAAAGTTGACATACAGGAATGGAGGGGATTAAGATAAATTCATACAGACCCATTATCATTCAGGTAAAACCATGAAAGAAATCATAGAGTGGCTGGTACATGCTGAAGGCAGGACATGCTCTATATATAATAAGGCGGCAGATTATTTTCATGCTGATGAGGAATTCAGCGGATTCGTCAGACGGCTTGCTTATGATGAAAAGGTGCACCATGCCATAATAACTCAGGTCTATGACCTGGTGAAGGGAAGGAATAACCTGCCGTCATTGATTGCTGTAATGAGTGACACAACAAGGAACGAATTTGATGCGTGCCTGTCCGGGATTGAAAAAGGCATAGAAGCCGGAACACTGACGAGAAGTGCCCTTGCTGATCACATAATTTCCATCGAATTCTGTGAATTGAACGATGCATTTGCCTACATGTTAACAACAATGAAGGATCATGATTCACAATTCAGGACTGCAGCCATCAATATTCACAAACACAAGATGACCATTAAACAGTTTCTCAACTCTTGTAATGAATTTAAGGAACATCTTGACCGCATAACACATTTCCCTGATATATGGGAAGAAAAGATCCTGATTGTTGATGATGAACACGTTATTATTGATGTCATGCAGGCGATATTGTCAAAGGAAGGCATGATAGATACAGCTTCAAACGGCAGAAAAGCCCTGGAAAAGGTTCAGGATAAATATTATGCCGCAATTATAAGTGACATTAGTATGCCTGTTATGGACGGTATGGATTTCTATAAGAGGGCTGTGGAGCTTTATCCATCAATAAGCAAGCGGTTCCTGTTCTTTACTGGGAGGGTGGACGAAAAGACAGAGGATTTTTTCAGGGAGTATAATCTGTCATACCTGGAAAAGCCATCACGCCTCAAAGACATCAGGAAAAAGGTCATAGACATATTGACTGCTATACCTTGACATTCAACAGAGGTACCCCTATCTTTTGCCTCTTGTTTTCCCCTTTAAACAATTCCCCCTTTCTTGCAGGCACGTCCCCACGCTCCCCCTCATGTTGTGCATGAATCTTTACCGGCAGGCTTGAGGCATGCTGAACCGTATGCTTGCCAAACCGTTGTGAGAGCTCATCAACAGCGCTGTATATCCTGCCCATCTTCTCTATTCCAGGCACATCATCAAACAGGGAGTACTGGACACTGCTGACAGGGACAAGACCGGCCAGGATAACGCCTGTTGACCTGTACTGGGTACCGCTCCTGTATATCTCCCTGAAGCCATTCCTGAGTATGCCTGTAAGCTCTGCCGGGAATGAAGTAGGGCGGCTTAGTTTCAGATCAACCCCATTGTCCCTGAAGTCCTGCATCCTCAGAAACAGGATTAACCCCGAAGCTGCAAGTTTATGGCGCCTTGCCTTGATGCAGGCATTCTCAAGGTTTTTAGACAACTGGGCAAATATAAAGGTCTCATCCATTGACGAAGGGGTAAAGGTCTTTGTCTTGCTGATTGATTTATAACTGCTCTTTGACTCCCGTACTACAGGATAAACGCTCCTGCCATTTAACTCATGCCATATCTCCTGATAGGGTTTGGAGAGGTATGCCTTTATAAACTCCTCTTTGCTGCGTGCAAATTCAAGGGCCGTTACTATATTAAACTTTCCAAGAAATGCAGAGGTGTTCGGACCTATGCCCCACAGCTTTCCAACAGGCAGATCTGAAAGGTATCTGTGTATGTCACCCCCGGGAATTATTGTGATCCCGCATGGTTTTTTATACTTTGAGGCGACCTTGGCAAGCACCTTGGTAAGGCTTACACCGATAGAGACACTTATCCCCAGCTCCTTTGCTATCGCCTCCTGCACCCGCCCTGCAATATCTGAATATGGACCGTGAAAAGTCCTCCTGAGGCCGGTAAGATCCACAAATGCCTCATCAATCGAATACTCCTCCACATCAGGTGAGAAACGCCTGAGTATCTCAAACATCCTTATGGAAAAGAGGCTGTAGGTCTCATAATCAGATGGAAGGAGTACAACATCAGGGCAGGCCTTCTTAGCCTCAAACAGCCTCATCCCGCGTTCTATACCCCTTGCCTTTGCCTCATAGCTTGCCGCAGCAACTATACCCCGCTCCTTTCCTGTTATGACAGGCCTCCCCTGAAGCTCGGGATGTATCGCCTGCTCGCATGATGCAAAAAACGCATCCGCATCCATGTGCATTATGGCCCTCGGCCATGAGTGGATTGTAATAGGCTTATCCATGCTTTGTCATTCCTGCGAAAGCAGGAATCCAGATATTGTTACTCACAAATACTTTTATACAAGTCATTCCATTGTGGGCTCTCTTTTTCAATTAATTTTAGTTTCCATATTCTTTTCCATTTCTTTATTTGTTTGCTACAAAGAATATAAACATAATAATTCTTCATTCCTTACCTCTGGATTCCCGCTTACGCGGGAATGACAAATAATAATTCCATACAACTACACATATTATCAATTATATATACTTCCTCACGACTGCCGTTACCACACCGGCAATCTTCAACTCACTCTTGGGTCTTATAGCTTTATACTTCGGATTTGCAGGCAACAGAGAAACCGCATCCCCGCGCTTTCTCAGATACTTCATGGTCCACTCCCCGTCTACCTCAGCAATCACAATATCACCGCTCTTTGGGGTCTGAGACCTGTCTACTATAACCATGTCACCAGGGAGTATGCCGGCCTCAACCATGGAATCACCGGACACCTTTAGCAAAAATGTAGCCTCCCTGTTCTCTACAAGCAGGTCATCAAAAGAGAGCGTATCCGCCAGCTCTTCCTCGGCAGCGCTCGGAAAGCCGGCCTCTACAGTGCCAAGGACCCTCGTGCCTGATACCAATGACCTCGGTATAAGCCTCCCTGTATGGTCCCTCTCTACCACCCCCATCTCTTCAAGCCTGTTTACAAACTTGAACACGGCATTCTTCGACCTCATACCGAGCATTTTCCCTATCTCAGAAAAACTCGGCATACGCCCCCGCTGCTTATAAAACCGGGCTATGGCATGAAACCGCGATTTTAATTTAGCCTCTCTGCTATGTTCCAGCTTCTTCACTCGAAAATACTCCTAAGTACCCGTCATTCCCACGTAACCTGTCCCCGCAGGATTTAAGCACCCGTCATTCCCACGGAAGTGGGAATCCAGAATCAGGCCCACGGTCTGGATTCCCGCTTACGCGGGAATGACGTTTTCATGAACCCTGGTGAGCCCTGAGCTGTGAGCTTGTCGAACAGTCGAAGGGCTCATGACAGTTCACCTTAAAATCCCAGTTATTTACCACAAAGACACAAAGGACACAAAGAATTATATTCCAGATACATCATCCAAAAATGCTCCTATTCACCCGTCATTCCCACGTAACCTGTCCCCGCAGGATTTAAGCGGGGAGTGGGAATCCAGTATCAGGCCCACGGTCTGGATTCCCGCTTACGCGGGAATGACGTTTTCATGAACCCTGGTGAGCCCTGAGCTGTGAGCTTGTCGAACAGTCGAAGGGCTCATGACGGTTCACCTAAAAATACCACCCTCACCCGTACCCTCTCCCTGCCATCTTTATAATAGGTGAACATTCGTTTACTGTCAAGGAGAAAACTTCATTTATTGCAATAACCCGCTTTATTAAAGTAATATGTCATCATGCAAAACAACCATCGCCTGCGTGAGGTGGCATTGCTCTTTCTCAAGCTTGGCGTCACGGCGTTCGGCGGCCCGGCGGCTCACATAGCCATGATGCGGGATGAGGTCGTAAAGCGCCGGAAATGGGTGGATGATCATCACTTTCTTGACCTGCTCGGTGCAACAAATCTTATACCGGGTCCTAATTCAACTGAGATGACAATCCACCTAGGCCTTCTCCGGGCAGGATGGAAAGGCCTTATCACAGCCGGCACATGTTTCATCCTTCCTGCCATGCTGATGGTCATGGCAATAGCATGGGCGTATGTCCGTTTTGGCGCAATGCCTGAGGTCTCCTGGCTCCTCTACGGCGTTAAACCGGTTGTCATAGCAATAATTGTACAGGCGTTATGGGGATTGGGGCGCCGGGCCGTCAAAGGATTATTAACGGCAATTATTGGACTGACCGTTCTCATACTCTATTTCTTTGGAGTTAACGAGATACTCCTGCTTTTTGCCGGCGGGTTTGTTGCAATAATTGCAAATAATCTGACATGGTCACGGAAAGACAACCTCCCTGGGTTAATTGCACCTGTTGCCGGGCTCTCATTACCGGCAGCAGCATCATCTGTTGTCCCTTTCAAACTTTCACACCTCTTCCTCATATTCCTCAAGATCGGCTCAGTCTTATACGGGAGCGGCTATGTACTGCTCGCATTTCTTCATAATGACTTTGTTTCGCGCCTCGGCTGGCTCACAGACCAGCAGTTGATTGATGCCATTGCAATCGGACAGGTAACTCCGGGACCTGTATTCACTACCGCAACATTCATAGGATATATACTTGGAGGCATCCCCGGGGCAATACTTGCCACCATCGGCATATTTCTCCCGTCATTTATCCTGGTGGCTGTTACTAACCCGCTAATCCCGCGTCTCAGACACTCTCCCCGTATAAGTGCGTTCCTGGACGGCGTAAACATCTCATCCCTTGGACTGATGGCCGCAGTAACGGTTCAGCTTAGCCAGACATCCCTCATAGACCCTCTTACAATTATAATGGCCGTCACAGCCGCCATCCTGTTGGTTTACTTTAAAGTCAATTCAACATGGCTCATTGCCGGCGGGGCCGCGACTGGTCTTATCAAAAGTTTCCTTCTGTAATCTTAATCATTCGGTTCATTGACAGCAATATGGCTAACTGATATTATGTCAATATACTTTCATTATTTCTAAACTAAATAAAGACTTTAGAGGCTGAATTCATGGAAAAAGAGATATACGAGATACATGCAAGCATATGTCAGATTATGGCAAATGCCAAGAGGCTTGAGATCATCAGCATCCTTGGAAACAGGGAATTGACAGTCGGTGAGCTTGCTGAAAAGATGGATATCAGGATGGCCAATCTATCCCAGCACCTGTCTATAATGAAGGCAAAGGGGATACTCAAATCCCGTCGGGAAGGTGTCAGCATCTATTACCGTATTGCAAACCCTAAGGTAGTTCAGGCCTGCAAATTGATGCGTGAGGTTATGATGGAGCAGATCAGGGAAAAGGGACGCCTTTCGATGTCAGGGTAATTATGAAAATATGGATTGACGCAGACGCGTGCCCCCGGGCCATCAGGGAGATTGTGTTCCGGGCCTCGCTGCGCCTTGATGTCCCGGTCTGCCTCGTGGCAAATCAGGATCTGTCGGGAGCCCATTCTATTCTGGTAACGTCTGTGCGGGTTGCCCCTGGTTTTGACAACGCGGACGAGCATATCATCCGGCATGTCACATCAGGGGACCTGGTGATTACTGCCGACATTCCGCTGGCCGCCCGGATCGTTGACAAGGGAGGGGTTGCCCTCGACCCTCGGGGGGATCTCTACACGGAAGAAAATGTAGGGGAGCGGCTCTCCATGCGCAACCTGATGCAGGAACTCCGGATGGAGGGGATAGTCAGGGGTGGGCCTGCCCAGTTGGGCCTACCGGACCGGCAGCGCTTTGCCTCTGCCCTGGACCGCCTGCTGACCCGCATGCTAAAGAGCGGTCGCTGACAGCAGACTCGTTAAGAAGTCTTGTTGCGACCTTATCATGTCAGGGTAATCAATGTCAGGATA from Nitrospirota bacterium encodes the following:
- a CDS encoding sigma-54-dependent Fis family transcriptional regulator produces the protein MKSPRILLVDDDADIRETMITLLSMNGYEVTAAADGQSAMEAAGRDKFNVLITDLMLSGMSGIDVIKNIRAIDADLPCIVITGYATVSNAIDAMKAGAYDYLMKPFNGTEVLILLKRVIELQDLQTENSQLKKSLHQRYGFENLIGCSEGIQKVCSLIEKVAETDSTILILGESGTGKEMVARTIHYNSPRKNKPLIPINCGAIPETLLESELFGHEKGAFTGASSTRIGRFELADGGTIFLDEIGDMSPTLQVKLLRVLQQREFERVGGVKTIKVDVRIIAATNIDLETAVHEGKFREDLYYRLNVIPVVIPPLRDRTDDIPLLMDHFLSYFNKSKKREIKGFSPAAMEILVTYPWPGNIRELENLVERLVILKGDGTICPEDLPDKFISHKLSKDGARALHVTLPETGVNLKDVVEEFENNLILQAMQKAQGVKNKAAQLLSLNRTTLVEKLKKKKLDFHINA
- a CDS encoding HU family DNA-binding protein, which gives rise to MTKAELTDKIAISAGISRTAASNALNSMLENITRALQKGQKVTLLGFGTFSVQHRKARSGRNPKTGEEIKIPAGKLPKFTAGTALKNSLK
- the ilvD gene encoding dihydroxy-acid dehydratase → MRSDTIKKGFERAPHRSLLKACGLKDGDFDKPFIGVVNSYIDIIPGHVHLQEFGRIVKEEIRKAGGVPFEFNTIGVDDGIAMGHKGMLYSLPSRELIADSVETMAQAHMLDGLVCIPNCDKIVPGMIMGAMRVNIPTIFVSGGPMAAGRTTSGKVVDLISVFEGVGEFRAGRISESQLKDIEDHGCPTCGSCSGLFTANSMNCLMEALGLALPGNGTALAVSKERDDLIRGAARQILGLVKADLKPRDIVTKEAIDNAFALDIAMGGSTNTILHTLAIAWEAGINYDLGRINDLSARVPNICRVSPSSQWHIEDVHNAGGVSAILKELSRVEGVIDLRQKSVTLKSIGDNIRDVVLKDKEVIRPVENAYSKDGGLAILFGNLAPEGAVVKTAGVSPVMLRHEGPAIVFESQEEACAGILGGKVKEGHVVVIRYEGPKGGPGMQEMLSPTANIMGMGLGDKVALITDGRFSGGTRGACIGHVSPEAAEGGTIALIKDGDIISIDINKRTLDVELSEDELARRRAEWKQPPPKIEKGWLGRYARMVTSGSKGAVLV
- a CDS encoding response regulator; amino-acid sequence: MKEIIEWLVHAEGRTCSIYNKAADYFHADEEFSGFVRRLAYDEKVHHAIITQVYDLVKGRNNLPSLIAVMSDTTRNEFDACLSGIEKGIEAGTLTRSALADHIISIEFCELNDAFAYMLTTMKDHDSQFRTAAINIHKHKMTIKQFLNSCNEFKEHLDRITHFPDIWEEKILIVDDEHVIIDVMQAILSKEGMIDTASNGRKALEKVQDKYYAAIISDISMPVMDGMDFYKRAVELYPSISKRFLFFTGRVDEKTEDFFREYNLSYLEKPSRLKDIRKKVIDILTAIP
- a CDS encoding DNA polymerase IV, coding for MDKPITIHSWPRAIMHMDADAFFASCEQAIHPELQGRPVITGKERGIVAAASYEAKARGIERGMRLFEAKKACPDVVLLPSDYETYSLFSIRMFEILRRFSPDVEEYSIDEAFVDLTGLRRTFHGPYSDIAGRVQEAIAKELGISVSIGVSLTKVLAKVASKYKKPCGITIIPGGDIHRYLSDLPVGKLWGIGPNTSAFLGKFNIVTALEFARSKEEFIKAYLSKPYQEIWHELNGRSVYPVVRESKSSYKSISKTKTFTPSSMDETFIFAQLSKNLENACIKARRHKLAASGLILFLRMQDFRDNGVDLKLSRPTSFPAELTGILRNGFREIYRSGTQYRSTGVILAGLVPVSSVQYSLFDDVPGIEKMGRIYSAVDELSQRFGKHTVQHASSLPVKIHAQHEGERGDVPARKGELFKGENKRQKIGVPLLNVKV
- the lexA gene encoding repressor LexA, which encodes MKKLEHSREAKLKSRFHAIARFYKQRGRMPSFSEIGKMLGMRSKNAVFKFVNRLEEMGVVERDHTGRLIPRSLVSGTRVLGTVEAGFPSAAEEELADTLSFDDLLVENREATFLLKVSGDSMVEAGILPGDMVIVDRSQTPKSGDIVIAEVDGEWTMKYLRKRGDAVSLLPANPKYKAIRPKSELKIAGVVTAVVRKYI
- a CDS encoding chromate transporter, whose amino-acid sequence is MQNNHRLREVALLFLKLGVTAFGGPAAHIAMMRDEVVKRRKWVDDHHFLDLLGATNLIPGPNSTEMTIHLGLLRAGWKGLITAGTCFILPAMLMVMAIAWAYVRFGAMPEVSWLLYGVKPVVIAIIVQALWGLGRRAVKGLLTAIIGLTVLILYFFGVNEILLLFAGGFVAIIANNLTWSRKDNLPGLIAPVAGLSLPAAASSVVPFKLSHLFLIFLKIGSVLYGSGYVLLAFLHNDFVSRLGWLTDQQLIDAIAIGQVTPGPVFTTATFIGYILGGIPGAILATIGIFLPSFILVAVTNPLIPRLRHSPRISAFLDGVNISSLGLMAAVTVQLSQTSLIDPLTIIMAVTAAILLVYFKVNSTWLIAGGAATGLIKSFLL
- a CDS encoding helix-turn-helix transcriptional regulator, whose protein sequence is MEKEIYEIHASICQIMANAKRLEIISILGNRELTVGELAEKMDIRMANLSQHLSIMKAKGILKSRREGVSIYYRIANPKVVQACKLMREVMMEQIREKGRLSMSG
- a CDS encoding YaiI/YqxD family protein — its product is MKIWIDADACPRAIREIVFRASLRLDVPVCLVANQDLSGAHSILVTSVRVAPGFDNADEHIIRHVTSGDLVITADIPLAARIVDKGGVALDPRGDLYTEENVGERLSMRNLMQELRMEGIVRGGPAQLGLPDRQRFASALDRLLTRMLKSGR